A window from Argopecten irradians isolate NY chromosome 3, Ai_NY, whole genome shotgun sequence encodes these proteins:
- the LOC138318719 gene encoding putative glutathione-specific gamma-glutamylcyclotransferase 2, whose product MTMDRLLHNLDGQDKNVLWVFGYGSLMWNPNFNFQKQLTGHINGFVRRFWQGNTTHRGTPAKPGRVATLTKQQQGCVWGIAFQIVGVTQIKETIDYLFNREAVLGGYEAFITKFYTKGSTGPPINVLVFTATSSSYLFLGPADTNVMAHQIYNTSGQAGSNIDYVTNIADYVRKHIPEDNDDHLFSLDQALRRLATKSGNTSSQKCDCIVTKPQQGYRYNLSNIHTDPLSSSGKDCISKPDYSVPIDHYKGISINLLSKVNLKQQHVGTSTEIHVNIELPHLQTAQA is encoded by the exons ATGACGATGGACAGACTTCTGCACAATTTGGATGGTCAAGATAAAAATGTTCTCTGGGTGTTTGGCTATGGTTCCCTCATGTGGAATcctaattttaattttcaaaaacagCTGACAGGTCACATAAACGGCTTTGTGAGGCGTTTTTGGCAGGGAAATACGACGCATAGAGGTACACCTGCTAAG CCTGGAAGAGTAGCTACACTGACTAAACAACAACAG GGTTGTGTGTGGGGCATTGCCTTCCAGATAGTAGGGGTTACACAGATTAAGGAGACAATAGACTACCTCTTTAACCGCGAGGCTGTCCTTGGAGGTTACGAGGCATTTATCACCAAATTCTACACAAAAGGCTCAACCGGTCCTCCGATAAACGTACTTGTTTTTACTGCTACCAGTTCTAGTTACCTGTTCTTAGGGCCTGCTGACACAAACGTTATGGCCCACCAAATCTATAATACAAGTGGCCAGGCTGGTTCCAATATCGATTACGTCACAAATATCGCAGATTACGTCAGGAAACACATTCCGGAAGACAATGATGATCATTTATTTTCTCTTGACCAAGCGTTACGTCGCCTGGCAACGAAATCTGGAAACACCAGCTCCCAAAAGTGTGACTGTATAGTGACGAAACCGCAACAAGGATACCGATATAATCTATCTAATATTCATACAGATCCCTTGTCCAGTTCAGGAAAGGATTGCATCTCAAAACCAGACTATTCAGTGCCTATAGACCATTACAAGGGGATAAGCATCAACCTTTTGTCCAAAGTAAACTTGAAACAGCAGCATGTTGGAACAAGTACTGAAATCCACGTTAATATAGAGCTTCCCCATCTACAAACAGC